In Marasmius oreades isolate 03SP1 chromosome 3, whole genome shotgun sequence, a single window of DNA contains:
- a CDS encoding uncharacterized protein (BUSCO:EOG09264L06): protein MFGCCVAGRLFQTNLQQVDETHALFELPDASTINHVCVFLLGTTPFPDGYGATVHFHWPGKGFQLLGMLSNEKPSAIFRLRGTFSSSTSYSAFDSMDTSTQDSSMSPSVTAMLGISIETLQQIQPQMDALQSVTTVAKPSPASNPILLAEKIVRHLFNYVAGFSGGLPGSKTSVSMSVIAKWYENFTTKIKTTGIGFLEREE, encoded by the exons ATGTTCGGGTGCTGTGTAGCTGGCCGTCTTTTCCAGACAAATTTGCAGCAAGTCGATGAGACGCACGCACTGTTTGAGCTACCAGATGCAAGCACGATCAACCATGTCTGCGTATTCTTACTGGGTACGACCCCGTTTCCTGATGGATATGGCGCCACGGTACACTTTCATTGGCCGGGGAAAGGCTTTCAGCTTCTAGGGAT GCTCTCAAACGAAAAGCCTTCCGCAATATTCCGTCTTCGCGGAACCTTCTCTTCGTCCACCAGTTATAGTGCCTTTGATTCTATGGATACATCGACACAGGACAGTTCCATGTCGCCTAGTGTGACCGCAATGTTGGGGATATCCATCGAAACTTTACAACAAATCCAACCGCAGATGGACGCTCTCCAATCGGTCACGACTGTCGCTAAACCTTCGCCCGCCTCAAACCCCATCCTTTTAGCGGAGAAGATCGTGAGGCATCTATTCAACTACGTAGCAGGATTTTCTGGAGGATTACCGGGCAGTAAAACGTCGGTATCAATGTCGGTGATCGCGAAATGGTATGAAAACTTTACGACAAAGATCAAAACGACTGGTATTGGATTCTTGGagagggaggaatga